One region of Apus apus isolate bApuApu2 chromosome 6, bApuApu2.pri.cur, whole genome shotgun sequence genomic DNA includes:
- the SGO2 gene encoding shugoshin 2, which produces MYRFVLNMDKQAPAKSSNIFTLDAVKGHMRKKDGTLQVAKRNASLASKIKNKLINNSSMFKVSLKQNNKALAVALSAEKENSRKLKNEKIFLQKEVEKLQFHNMFLRRKLKCLNKTLTEIEVFLNDNLLTAIEISSLPENLQSCLPLSAGPSSPTDDQFKTACQSARSVESPVKLPLTATANTEEQDSPSMCEIPNSYKCTTILSKETISDQVKFALSLPSGTNNQKVNDTEPVETTVNKNIFLKENQLCTVLPCNSTFLAHVKNTQSLRQSEELTKQHNSSSLAFCGNVTERRKHAVLYKSKAQPNIKDFDKTCSSNNLPHCGINSGSNTNDMNFQENSSDLSCIIPSPLKFSSESNIDFKKLLFTDKMKPEETVYDADMELTASDAGELLTVSAKDKDKLHQNKKCNANSDKVLANFRKVRYSKKDKVKIKSKTEVSSNVCAEQRDTRAEVSKTTESQTQLFRSQMEQLPTENSSGKQSFLNTSKYYQAQNCPSKFKDTKKTYKVNLISPRKQETNKEAFSETFDDMESKIQKADSNLSINKIPPGSYCAENLQFQGDTSNELPSQCDFLYGNEKHIRQKINRKTLQNPSQVNTAKHCGEKNGQYEEYISQKAQTERHQHDSKRKQNQKNIIKRKCTKKCSYRQGEETECDRINKITQKVDEKSIHFSPGRLKRTLAKAGRKAYIVPKENLTQFSLCKNEGLENKDMVMHAEAVHENKGTETQQIQVALVTQIGVAVNRPQDKEEVHVDTKTLKNGNSSSVAHKTPHISDYPDNVVKCKQWLSSDITETKPEKNYFGDIGQGVQNILDDQEVPHEMDSSMSKLKPTVPELEFLKLLPVECSKNMPFIVDGFFQEGLSNVKLPALDNHNAAMNFPMLENSEVCREGDHNKALDAGKAEQKLDHISKETYNKTTPCHGRKALQEMTNTSIPSHTLITESPKTSEENSAAPSRRGRATICYKEPSINSKLRRGDQFTDTQFLDSPVYKVKKKRSLKSKSKFI; this is translated from the exons ATGTACAGGTTCGTTTTGAATATGGATAAACAAGCACCTGCTAAATCATCTAACATTTTCACCTTGGATGCTGTTAAAGGGCATATGAGGAAGAAGGATGGGACATTACAAGTTGCAAAACGGAATGCTTCTTTagcatctaaaataaaaaataaattaataa ATAACTCATCTATGTTTAAGgtatctttaaaacaaaataataaagcatTAGCTGTGGCTTTGagtgcagagaaagaaaattctcGGAAGCTAAAGAATGAgaagatttttcttcagaaggaagTAGAAAAACTGCAGTTTCATAATATGTTTCTTCGTCGAAAACTAAAGTGTTTG AATAAAACTCTTACAGAAATAGAAGTCTTTTTGAATGATAACCTCTTAACTGCAATAGAGATAAGCAGTCTTCCTGAG AATCTTCAGAGTTGTCTTCCTCTGTCAGCTGGTCCAAGTAGCCCTACTGATGACCAGTTCAAGACAGCCTGTCAGTCAGCTAG gtcAGTAGAATCGCCAGTGAAGCTCCCTTTAACTGCAACAGCTAATACAGAAGAACAAGATAGCCCTTCTATGTGTGAAATACCAAATTCTTATAAATGTACCACTATTTTGTCAAAGGAAACTATTTCAGATCAAGTTAAGTTTGCTTTATCATTGCCTTCTGGTACAAATAATCAAAAGGTAAATGATACAGAACCAGTGGAAACGACCgttaacaaaaatatatttttaaaag aaaatcAATTATGCACAGTACTACCTTGCAATAGTACCTTCCTGGCTCATGTCAAAAATACACAATCTTTAAGACAGTCTGAGGAGCTTACAAAACAGCATAACAGTAGTTCCTTGGCATTCTGTGGAAATGTGACGGAAAGAAGGAAACATGCAGTACTTTATAAATCAAAAGCTCAACCTAATATAAAGGATTTTGATAAAACATGTAGCTCAAATAATTTGCCTCATTGTGGTATCAACAGTGGCAGCAACACCAATGACATGAATTTCCAGGAAAATTCAAGTGACTTGTCTTGCATTATTCCTTCACCTCTTAAATTTAGCAGTGAAAGTAACATAGATTTTAAGAAACTGCTTTTTACTGACAAGATGAAGCCTGAAGAAACTGTTTATGATGCTGATATGGAATTGACCGCCAGTGATGCAGGTGAATTACTCACAGTTTCAGCGAAAGACAAAGATAAAttacaccaaaataaaaaatgtaatgccAATTCTGATAAAGTATTAGCAAATTTCAGAAAAGTAAGATATTCTAAGAAGGataaagtgaaaattaaaagcaagactGAAGTCAGTTCAAATGTGTGTGCAGAACAAAGGGACACTAGGGCTGAAGTTTCAAAAACTACTGAGTCACAAACTCAGCTATTCCGAAGTCAGATGGAACAGCTACCTACAGAAAATTCCTCAGGGAAACAGAGTTTCCTAAATACCAGCAAATATTATCAAGCACAAAATTGTCCAAGTAAATTTAAAGATACTAAGAAGACATACAAAGTTAACTTAATAAGTCCAAGAAAACAGGAGACAAATAAAGAAGCTTTCTCAGAAACATTTGACGACatggaaagcaaaatacaaaaagcagaCTCAAATTTGTCAATTAACAAGATCCCACCTGGAAGTTACTGTGCTGAAAATTTACAATTCCAGGGTGACACTTCTAATGAATTGCCTTCACAGTGCGACTTCCTGTATGGAAATGAGAAACATAtcagacaaaaaataaacaggaaaactCTTCAAAACCCTTCTCAAGTGaacacagcaaaacactgtGGCGAGAAAAATGGGCAGTATGAAGAATATATTTCACAAAAGGCTCAGACAGAGAGACACCAACAtgacagcaagagaaaacaaaaccagaagaatatTATAAAGAGAAAATGCACCAAAAAATGTAGTTACAGACAAGGTGAAGAAACTGAGTGTGACCGCATTAATAAAATTACTCAGAAAGTAGACGAAAAGAGTATCCATTTTTCACCAGGCAGGTTAAAGCGTACATTGGCAAAGGCTGGCCGGAAGGCATATATAGTACCAAAAGAAAATCTTACACAGTTCTCGCTTTGTAAAAATGAAGGATTAGAAAATAAGGATATGGTAATGCATGCAGAGGCTGTTCATGAAAATAAAGGAACTGAAACTCAGCAAATACAAGTTGCTTTAGTTACTCAGATTGGTGTAGCTGTAAATAGACCACAAGATAAAGAAGAAGTTCATGTTGATACTAAAACTTTGAAGAATGGAAATTCCTCATCAGTGGCACATAAAACCCCTCACATTAGTGATTATCCTGATAATGTGGTAAAGTGCAAACAGTGGCTTAGTTCTGATATTACTGagaccaaaccagaaaaaaattattttggggaTATTGGCCAAGGGGTGCAGAATATTTTGGATGACCAGGAAGTCCCTCATGAGATGGATTCCTCTATGAGCAAGCTAAAACCTACGGTTCCAgaattagaatttttaaaactcttacCTGTCGAATGTTCTAAGAATATGCCATTCATTGTAGATGGCTTTTTCCAGGAAGGTCTTTCCAATGTGAAGCTCCCAGCTCTTGATAACCACAATGCTGCTATGAACTTCCCTATGCTGGAAAACTCTGAAGTCTGCAGGGAAGGTGATCATAATAAAGCACTGgatgctggaaaagcagaacagaaactgGATCACATTTCTAAAGAGACTTACAATAAGACCACACCTTGTCATG